One segment of Bacteroides caecimuris DNA contains the following:
- a CDS encoding SusC/RagA family TonB-linked outer membrane protein, with protein MRYLRILCICVIQLFLSAVAFAQTQVTGHVADVRGEDIIGANVTVKGTSNGTITDIDGNFTINVDDKNGTLAVSFIGYKTKEVKIGEKARLQIVLEEDTETLDEVVVVGYGTQTKKSLTGAISDVKSDALTRSVSTTTAGALSGKIAGVSTRAVDARPGRGINLEIRNMGSPLFVIDGIPYGGMNSRDWLQASDVSGSDVFNALNIEDIESITVLKDASAAIYGLRASNGVVLVTTKKGKKNDKVSINVNGYYGWQNLTRFPKLANAGQYVRGLAEAAQNRGEDPSKLYSPEELAKWEAGTEPGYKSYDYYDMVMRKNVPQYHINANVTGGSEKTNYYLSVAHTGQDAMMRDFKYERTNLQLNIDTKITDRFTIGAQISGKYEKTEDVGLPGGDGYYSAILSMFKMQPIESPYANDNPEYINNVHENGYNPAAFSRDIAGYKDNLTRNANINAYAQYDFSFGLTAKATFSYNYTNSRFDGYQYAYQIYTYDKEKDTYNGTPAVGRWRSQIDRSVPARYMQLQLNYAKQIKNHNISAVLGYEASDYDWTKKTYGTEPSTDYLPLLQFDELNSFGDEWSYEARAGWIGRINYDFAHKYLVELLARYDGSYLYAANNRWGFFPGVSIGWRISEEKFFEKLRPVVDDLKIRASIGQTGTEKDVKLFDYLSGYTWNNGNAVLDGELVTGLNQRGLPITNLSWTKNTTSNIGFDLTMFNNRLKITADAFRKDITGVPAARYDVLLPSEVGYSLPNENLNKQAYIGAEGMVTWTDHIGDLNYTVSGNFTFSRYKSIETYKPRFNNSWDEYRNSAEGRWGGIYWGYQVIGQFQSEEEIRNYPVNLDGNNNRTLLPGDFIYKDVNGDGIINGMDERPIGYPEGWAPIMSFGGNIGLQWKGIDLNIDLSGGAMQGWRQNYELANAYHGNGNSPVYLLEDRWHRADLYDPDSEWIPGRYPAIRKGEFSYNNKNSDFWLHNVRYLRIKNLEVGYSLPAQLLRPIRAQKVRVYANVSNLCSFDNVGKFGVDPEITAAAAVVYPQQRTFLLGFNITY; from the coding sequence ATGAGGTATTTAAGAATCTTATGCATATGTGTCATACAGCTGTTTCTGTCTGCTGTTGCATTTGCACAAACACAAGTTACAGGACATGTAGCTGATGTAAGGGGAGAGGATATCATTGGTGCCAATGTAACTGTAAAGGGAACTTCTAATGGGACAATTACAGACATCGATGGTAATTTTACAATCAATGTAGATGATAAGAATGGAACATTGGCAGTCTCGTTTATTGGTTATAAGACAAAAGAAGTGAAGATTGGCGAAAAGGCACGTCTTCAGATTGTTCTTGAAGAAGATACCGAAACTTTGGATGAAGTTGTAGTGGTAGGTTATGGTACACAAACCAAGAAAAGTTTGACCGGAGCAATCAGTGATGTCAAGTCTGATGCGTTGACACGTTCTGTTTCTACTACTACTGCCGGAGCGTTGTCCGGTAAAATAGCAGGTGTGTCTACACGTGCTGTGGATGCGCGTCCGGGTAGGGGAATTAATCTCGAAATTCGTAATATGGGTAGTCCGCTGTTTGTAATTGATGGTATTCCTTATGGAGGTATGAATAGTCGTGACTGGTTGCAGGCATCGGATGTTTCCGGTAGTGATGTCTTTAATGCTCTAAACATTGAAGATATTGAAAGTATCACAGTCTTGAAGGATGCTTCTGCTGCTATTTACGGTTTGCGTGCATCAAATGGTGTGGTTTTGGTAACTACCAAGAAAGGTAAAAAGAATGATAAGGTAAGTATCAATGTAAATGGATATTATGGCTGGCAAAACCTGACCCGTTTCCCGAAATTGGCAAATGCGGGACAATATGTAAGAGGGCTGGCTGAAGCAGCGCAGAACAGAGGCGAAGATCCAAGCAAGCTATATAGCCCCGAAGAACTGGCGAAATGGGAAGCTGGTACGGAACCGGGATATAAGAGTTATGACTATTATGATATGGTGATGAGAAAAAATGTGCCGCAGTATCACATCAATGCTAATGTGACGGGTGGCTCTGAAAAGACTAACTACTACCTTTCTGTTGCTCATACCGGACAGGATGCTATGATGCGTGACTTCAAATATGAACGTACTAACCTTCAGTTGAATATTGATACAAAGATTACAGACCGTTTTACGATCGGTGCACAGATCAGCGGTAAATACGAAAAGACCGAAGATGTAGGTTTGCCTGGCGGTGATGGATATTATTCGGCTATTTTGTCTATGTTCAAAATGCAACCGATTGAAAGTCCTTATGCTAATGATAATCCGGAGTATATCAATAATGTACATGAGAATGGTTACAATCCGGCAGCTTTTAGCCGTGATATTGCCGGCTATAAAGATAATCTGACTCGTAATGCCAATATCAATGCTTATGCGCAGTATGATTTCTCATTTGGTTTGACTGCAAAGGCTACTTTCTCGTACAATTATACTAACAGTCGTTTTGACGGTTATCAATATGCTTATCAGATTTATACCTACGATAAAGAGAAAGATACTTATAATGGAACTCCTGCCGTAGGACGTTGGAGAAGTCAAATTGATCGTAGCGTTCCTGCGCGTTATATGCAGTTACAATTGAATTATGCCAAACAGATTAAGAATCACAATATTTCGGCTGTTTTGGGTTATGAAGCCTCCGATTACGATTGGACTAAGAAGACTTATGGAACAGAACCTTCTACCGACTATTTGCCGCTATTGCAGTTCGATGAACTTAACAGTTTCGGTGATGAATGGAGCTACGAGGCACGTGCCGGATGGATTGGTCGTATCAATTACGATTTTGCTCATAAATATCTGGTCGAATTACTGGCTCGTTATGATGGTTCTTATCTTTATGCAGCGAATAATCGTTGGGGATTCTTCCCGGGTGTATCTATCGGTTGGAGAATCTCGGAAGAGAAATTCTTTGAAAAGTTGAGACCAGTTGTAGATGATTTGAAGATTCGTGCTTCTATCGGTCAGACAGGTACAGAAAAAGATGTAAAGTTGTTCGATTACTTGAGTGGTTATACCTGGAATAATGGTAACGCTGTATTGGATGGTGAACTGGTTACCGGACTGAATCAAAGAGGATTGCCTATTACAAATTTGTCCTGGACTAAGAATACGACATCGAATATCGGTTTTGATTTGACTATGTTCAATAATCGTTTGAAGATCACAGCCGATGCTTTCCGTAAGGATATTACCGGTGTGCCGGCTGCTCGCTATGATGTATTGCTTCCGAGCGAAGTAGGCTATTCGTTACCTAACGAAAATTTGAACAAACAAGCTTATATCGGTGCGGAGGGTATGGTTACATGGACCGACCATATCGGTGATTTGAACTATACTGTAAGCGGTAACTTTACTTTCTCACGTTACAAAAGTATTGAGACTTACAAACCGCGTTTTAATAACTCCTGGGATGAATATCGCAATTCTGCAGAAGGCCGTTGGGGAGGTATTTATTGGGGGTATCAGGTTATCGGACAATTCCAGTCGGAAGAAGAAATTCGTAATTATCCGGTAAACCTGGATGGAAATAATAACCGCACCCTGCTTCCCGGTGACTTTATCTATAAAGATGTGAATGGTGATGGCATCATCAATGGTATGGATGAGCGCCCTATCGGTTATCCTGAAGGCTGGGCACCTATCATGTCATTTGGTGGTAATATTGGTTTGCAGTGGAAGGGCATTGACTTGAATATCGACCTTTCCGGTGGTGCTATGCAAGGATGGAGACAGAACTATGAGTTGGCCAATGCATATCATGGCAACGGAAACTCTCCGGTTTATTTGTTGGAAGACCGTTGGCATCGTGCCGACTTGTATGATCCGGATAGTGAATGGATACCGGGACGTTATCCGGCCATCCGTAAAGGTGAATTCAGCTATAACAATAAGAATAGTGACTTTTGGTTGCACAACGTACGCTATCTGCGTATCAAGAACCTGGAAGTGGGTTACAGCCTGCCGGCTCAACTGTTGAGACCGATCCGTGCACAGAAGGTACGTGTTTATGCGAATGTTTCTAACTTGTGTTCGTTCGACAATGTGGGTAAGTTTGGAGTCGATCCTGAAATTACCGCCGCAGCTGCAGTGGTATATCCGCAACAACGTACATTCCTCCTTGGATTTAATATTACATACTAA